Proteins found in one Pectobacterium atrosepticum genomic segment:
- a CDS encoding multidrug/biocide efflux PACE transporter translates to MQNKTSKTLRERLCHAVGFELIALMICAPAGAWLLNKSLFDMGALAIMLSSVAMIWNMIYNSIFDRLWPAERVKRRLPIRVAHALGFEGGFILIGLPLAAWMLNVTLWQALMVEIGFFLFFLPYTVLYNWAYDTLRERIVNRRNHVQHVSAGSRLR, encoded by the coding sequence ATGCAGAACAAGACTAGCAAAACCTTACGTGAACGCCTGTGCCATGCCGTGGGCTTTGAGCTGATTGCGTTGATGATCTGTGCGCCTGCGGGTGCCTGGCTGCTGAATAAATCCCTTTTCGATATGGGCGCACTGGCCATTATGTTGTCCAGCGTCGCGATGATCTGGAATATGATCTACAACTCGATATTCGATCGCTTATGGCCTGCGGAACGCGTTAAGCGTCGGCTGCCGATCCGCGTCGCTCACGCCTTGGGGTTTGAAGGCGGTTTTATCTTGATTGGTTTGCCGCTGGCGGCATGGATGCTGAACGTCACGCTGTGGCAGGCGCTGATGGTGGAGATCGGTTTCTTCTTGTTCTTCCTGCCGTATACCGTGCTGTATAACTGGGCTTACGACACGTTACGTGAACGCATTGTGAATCGTCGCAATCATGTCCAACACGTATCGGCTGGCTCCCGCCTGCGCTAA
- a CDS encoding IS630 family transposase, producing MPIIAVIPDEERQLMRKEIQQTRDKNYARRLIAMLMLHRGMTVTDVARLLCAARSSVGRWINWFTLHGIEGLQSLRSGRAPRWPVADILQVLPLLVQRSPQDFGWLRSRWSTELLVLIVNHWMLKGQQKRITTPGHNQKHYLAGALHSDTRRVHYVGGNSKCSDLFINLLEALRRTYRRAKTLTIVVDNYIIHKSHKVERWLEKNKKFRLLFLPTYSPWLNPIELLWLSLHETITRNHQCRYMWQLLGRVNQFMNAASPFPGNHHGLAKVER from the coding sequence ATGCCGATCATAGCAGTAATCCCTGATGAAGAACGACAACTGATGCGTAAAGAAATCCAGCAGACACGCGATAAAAATTACGCCAGACGACTCATTGCCATGCTGATGTTGCATCGCGGGATGACCGTCACCGACGTTGCCAGACTGCTCTGCGCTGCCCGCTCATCCGTCGGTCGATGGATTAATTGGTTTACTTTACATGGTATTGAAGGACTACAAAGTCTCAGGTCCGGACGTGCTCCCCGGTGGCCTGTCGCTGATATTCTTCAGGTTCTTCCACTGCTGGTACAACGCTCTCCGCAGGATTTCGGCTGGCTGCGTTCCCGATGGAGCACTGAGTTATTGGTACTTATCGTTAATCACTGGATGCTCAAAGGACAACAGAAGCGTATTACTACGCCGGGACATAACCAAAAACATTATCTGGCAGGTGCACTGCATTCGGACACGAGGCGAGTCCATTATGTCGGCGGTAACAGCAAGTGCTCTGATTTATTTATCAATCTGTTAGAGGCATTACGGCGCACATACCGGCGAGCAAAAACGCTCACGATAGTGGTAGATAACTACATTATCCATAAAAGCCACAAGGTGGAGCGCTGGCTGGAGAAAAACAAGAAGTTCAGGTTGTTGTTCCTGCCAACGTATTCGCCGTGGCTGAATCCAATAGAATTGCTGTGGCTGTCGTTGCACGAAACCATAACGCGTAACCATCAGTGCCGATATATGTGGCAATTGCTGGGTCGGGTAAATCAATTTATGAATGCGGCCTCACCGTTCCCCGGCAATCATCATGGTCTGGCTAAAGTGGAGCGATAA
- a CDS encoding DNA-3-methyladenine glycosylase 2 family protein — protein sequence MPSHPSSDLTQHAKAHLSAINTRWASVIEQVGDCRHQTAPHREPYEALMRAVAYQQLTTRAGDAMVAKLLRVHDDVFPSPQQMLACSTDTLRQCGFSARKADTLHGIAQGAVSGLVPSLEQAAERDDGTLIQQLTSIKGIGRWTVEMFLIYSLERTDIMPLDDLGIRQGLRYIYDLSDMPKPRELQVLSLPCQPYRTVASWYLWRSLELPAYQSFKLTHR from the coding sequence ATGCCATCCCACCCATCGTCGGATTTGACGCAGCACGCCAAAGCACATCTCAGTGCGATTAATACACGCTGGGCAAGCGTGATCGAGCAGGTCGGTGACTGTCGTCATCAAACTGCACCACACCGGGAACCCTATGAGGCGCTGATGCGTGCGGTTGCCTATCAGCAACTGACGACGCGTGCCGGAGATGCGATGGTCGCGAAGCTCTTGCGGGTACATGATGATGTCTTTCCCAGCCCGCAACAAATGCTGGCCTGTTCCACCGACACGCTGCGGCAGTGCGGCTTTTCCGCCCGCAAAGCGGATACGCTACATGGCATCGCACAGGGTGCAGTAAGTGGGCTGGTACCGAGCCTCGAACAGGCCGCAGAGAGGGATGATGGCACGCTCATTCAGCAGCTCACCTCGATAAAGGGGATCGGGCGCTGGACGGTAGAAATGTTTTTGATTTATTCGCTGGAACGCACCGACATCATGCCGCTCGACGATTTGGGCATTCGTCAGGGATTGCGCTACATCTACGATTTATCGGATATGCCGAAGCCGCGCGAGTTACAGGTGCTCAGCCTGCCCTGTCAGCCTTACCGCACCGTGGCGTCATGGTATTTATGGCGATCGCTTGAGCTACCGGCGTATCAAAGCTTCAAACTGACACACCGGTAA